The Novosphingobium aromaticivorans DSM 12444 genome segment CTTCGTCATGCGTCGCTACGCACCCTGTGGCGGAACTGCAGGTTTACCTGCTTGGAAACAAGAAGATAGGGCAGCCAGATCATTACGCTGATCCAAACCTTCTTGATGTTGCCCATAAGCAGGCCGAAAAGCGGCTGCGCGACGGACGTTGGCATGCCGGGCGTGTTCGCCAGATAATTCGCCATGCCAACCTGCAACGCCATGTCAGCCACCCAGGCAAGAGCCAGAAACCTGGGAAAAAGCGGGACGCTGCGCAGCGCCATGACAAAACAGATCATGTAGAGGAAGGTCATCACCACCACGTCGACTGTCATCGCCAGAACGATTATGTGAGCCCAGCGCGGATCGCCGGGATTGATCGCGGGCACGCTGGCGAGAAATTCCATCGCGCGCACCGGCACGTTCAGGATGATGCCGATAAGGAGTGAAACGAGAAAGCCCCCCGATCCGCCTGCCACGGCGCGAGCGACGTCGCCCTTTGATGCATTGCGCCAGTTGCCGACGCGTGCCAGTCGAACGATCGGTTGAGCTGAGATCCGACCTTTCGGAAACCTGCCCGCCGCAAGGCGGAAGCCGGCTACGGGGGCTGCTGCCAGAAGCAAGAACGGCAGAGCCATTGCCATGCCTTCGGCGATGCTTGTGGCTGGTGTGGGGGCAAGTAACGTCTTGACCAGGGCTATGCACAGTATCGTGCCGATCCAGCCGGAGATCAGCGTTTCCATTCTCATGTCGAAAAAGCGAACCGAGGTCTGGCCGAACCGATCATAGCGGCGAAGCACTGCTCCGCATGCAGAACGAAACAGCGTCGAGGCCGCGAATTGCAGACACGATTCTCTTCCGGGACTACCCATTTGTCCGCAATATCCCCGAGTTGACACAACGCGTTAGCATCGAATGTGCCCTAAATTGGTTCATATCAAGTTAAAGAATTCAGATTTCGTGAGAGTGTCTCCATGTGTCGTTTTGGGAAATCAGGCCGGGTTAACCAGCTAAGTGTATGAAAATAAATAAAATTAAGGCAAATTAAGAAATTATTGACTAATTTTCAGAGAAGGGCACCCTGTACTAGTCCCACGGGGAACCAGTGCAAATGACCAGTGCGAGCGTACTGGTAGTCAAACAGAACAGGGTCGCACTGGTTCCGCACTGCCCCCCCCGTGGTGGCGGGCCACCCGGATATAGAAGCCGGAGCCCTGTCTTTTGATCAAGTATCTGCCCGATCGAGATGGGGCAGGGTTTGGACACAGGGGTTAAATCATGACCAAGTTTTTCAACGATTTCGTCCGCGACGATTCTGGTGCCGCGGCTGCCGAGTACGTGCTGATCCTTGCGATCGTCGGTACCGCAATTTCGGCAGGTGCGATTGCTCTCGGCGGTGCCATCGCTGGCAAGCTGCAGTCGACTGCAACGTCGATCAGCACCGTCGACGTCACTCCGTAAGTCTCGTCGCCTGCCGAAAGTGTAGGTTACAATTATTAGCTTCATGGAAAATATCCATGAGAGAGGTGTGACATGACACAGTTCTTTGGAAACTTTCTTCGTGACGATTCTGGTGCTGCCGCTGCCGAATACGTGCTGATCCTCGCAATCGTTGGTACGGCCATTTCGGCCGGTGCGATCGCTCTCGGCGGTGCCATCGCAGGCAAGCTGCAGTCGACGGCAACGTCGATCAGCAATGTCGACGTCGACCCTGCATCTTAATGTTCTGTTTAGGTGAAGGCGAGATGTTCTTGCCTTCACCTACTCTTCCAGGCGTGAAGTGGGGGGCGAAGTGAACCGTCAAAGTGCCATTGCGCTTGCCGCTGCCGTGTTCGTTGGCGTTATCGCCGTAATCATCGCAAACGCGTTCTTCACAGGTACGCAAAATGCGGGAACGACTGAAGT includes the following:
- a CDS encoding DUF2569 domain-containing protein; the protein is METLISGWIGTILCIALVKTLLAPTPATSIAEGMAMALPFLLLAAAPVAGFRLAAGRFPKGRISAQPIVRLARVGNWRNASKGDVARAVAGGSGGFLVSLLIGIILNVPVRAMEFLASVPAINPGDPRWAHIIVLAMTVDVVVMTFLYMICFVMALRSVPLFPRFLALAWVADMALQVGMANYLANTPGMPTSVAQPLFGLLMGNIKKVWISVMIWLPYLLVSKQVNLQFRHRVRSDA
- a CDS encoding Flp family type IVb pilin, with translation MTKFFNDFVRDDSGAAAAEYVLILAIVGTAISAGAIALGGAIAGKLQSTATSISTVDVTP
- a CDS encoding Flp family type IVb pilin, with product MTQFFGNFLRDDSGAAAAEYVLILAIVGTAISAGAIALGGAIAGKLQSTATSISNVDVDPAS